ttcacatttctttaGCTGGGAAGTGATTTCAATCATTCAGATGATGGGAAAGGCAGATCTGTCGTGTTACAGCTGTTTTCTCCTGCCATTgagaatacatttatttttatattcccTAAGACATACGTATTTGTCTAGCATAATGAATTACATTAATTCAAGAGTCAGAAGAGGgttgagaatttaaaaaaaaaaaaaaaaaaacagtacaGTGTATCACAGGAGAAAAAGGCACTGCAAAAGGGTAGAGGGCTCAAGACCTGGGGAAAGAGGCACCAGCTGCAATATCATACCCTTGTTTCTAGCACACAGAAATGTGGGTGGTAGTCgggcatttctttctttgttgtgACTGAGCTACATTCAATGTTCTGATGGTGATTTTGCACTGTGGCACTTTGTGCTCCTGGACACCAGATGGTGCTGCTAAACTGGCTGATGTGTCATGTTCACACTTGGAGTCATTGGTACTTGATTTAGTTCCAAAGTCAGGTCTGTACTCTCTGACCAGGTGTATATTATGGGATGCAGAACTGCACCAGCTAGATCAGCCCAACACCTTGTGTTGTTTAAGGGGACTGGTCTGAAAACTATCATGTAAACCAAGCGGGCTGTAGAATCAATATTTTAGATCTCACTGGGCAAAACCCACCATGAGGTGGTGTTCCTGCTAATTTATGTACTTGAATTTCAGCAATTTGCTGTAATAAAGTgtcatttaaatttcatttgatAACTGCAATCAGAAAACTTTGGGTGGAGACACCTTTAGTGCCATGTTAAAACTGCAAAGAATATTTCTAGATTAATTAAATATAACAAAGTGATGATGAGGGAGAGTTTGAGTTTGGTGGGCGGCTAAAAAGCTTTGAGTTTTTTGCTGTTACTTTTGATTTGAGAAGATATGGTGTCTTAGCTATGTAATTGCATTGAAGCCAGTGTTTATGATACTGTGATACGCATTTGGAATTtgatttctatttattttaagttGGTTCTCACGTTTAATAAATTCATTTGGTAATCCTAATTGTGGGGCTGAAGGGATGGAATAAGACATTTTGGCCTTCAGCTGAATCCCAGAGGCTGGTGGTATGGTTCATCAGTCGAATATAAATAATGGGCTCAAATTTATTTGAGCGgtgaggaaattttttttctagatattGTACTGTGTTTTTCTTACAAACTTATTTCTTTTATAGATCCCCATATTAAagtttctggaaaaaaagagaacgttaaagaagcaaaagagaaaatcatGTCTGTCTTGGACACAAAAGTAAGAAAACTTTCTTAGAATGACACTTTAGCCCCTAATTTTGTGGTGACATTGATCTCTTTAATAGGCACATTTCAAGAGAAGGTATTCATGGACACTCTGAAGCAAAGTCTCCAATAAATGCTTTGCAGATGTTGATATTGGTGTATGCCcacatatttaaacattttgagagaaaaatacttgcttgaagcagcttttccagaTCTGAATCATatagaaataatatttccaGCCATATGGCTAgaagtgttttatttcaaaatctgaaATACAGCTTCACTGCAAGCAATAGATTATGTAACCACTTCAGAGAAcctaaaattttgtttctgttagaAATTTGATTTTAGGAGCATTTATGCTGTTTTGTTTAACAGTTACTCTATTTTTACACTCTGAAACATCAGGACCAGAATTTCTAAAACATCTAGATTTTGGctggagatctcttctgttcatcagatattattttcattcagcagcagctcttttgGGGCAGTGTGTATGGCTCCTGTGTACTTGTATGGCACCTTCCTGGTTCTCTGAGCAGATTGCCAAGAGGAACACTCAGTAATAAGCAACACTTTTTGAACAACTATTCACAACATTATTATGAGCTGTTAACAATAGAGCTTTTAAGAATAGCTGTAGgcagtgtttgtgtgttttaaaaattaatgtaccaaaaaaaaaactgtttaaggaagaaaaaacagttaTTTGGTCCCATGGCTTTGATTTGCAAAGTCTTCATAATGTGATCCTTTCAGATCAAATAGGGGTGCATGACTTCAATTGAAAGAatacagaattaaaagaaacagaataaaatacaaaaggaCACTTAAGTCACAGTTGACAAAAGTTCAAGGGTATTTTAAAAGCCTTAGTTGTTTTTAAGGGTGCATCTTTGGGATATTTATCTCCACTATTTATTTCCtcatgagaaagaaaacaagaccaAATTAACATCCAACCGATTCCTATTAAAAACATCATCCTTGAGTAGAAGTTAAGTAATAGCaaaaacactttcaaaatacaattttgatGTCATTCTTGAAGTTACACTACTCCTAAAAACTCTAATGCTCCAGTTCTGCTGTGACCAAGTCAAACTGTGGGTGCTTGATTTCCAGAGCAATCGGGTAACCTTGAAGATGGATGTTTCACATACAGAACATTCTCATGTGATAGGTAAAGGTGgcaataatattaaaaaagtgATGGAGGAAACGGGATGCCATATCCATTTTCCAGACTCAAATAGGAACAATCAAGCAGAGAAAAGCAACCAAGTAAGTGTTGTTTAATACTGAGCTCATTTGTGTTGTAATTCCTGAGAGTATAAAACATTTGTAAACTTCTCTCATCAAtatgggttttttggggatgGTGTGTTCATATTcaggaaaatagattttttgtATTTGCACTGTGTGGAAAGTACAGGGCTTCCTAAGTGAGcaaatctttaaaaacagaTGGAAACATTTTGTGATGGCTCATGaatcactttaatttttttaagctgaaattACTTTGCGCATACAGAAGTCAGCAACTTTGTCTGAATGGTAGAGAAGTGGTAtgaaaaaatctgcttttgtcattttttttccctgttcaaCACAATGACTTATTCAGCATAttgattgatttttttggtgctttttacTTATGGTGTAACTTTGTTGAAGACTAAACTTAGCAAGTAGCCAGCAGAAATGAATGTCCTATTGTAAGAGTTCAACTTCATTAGAATAAATCATTGAGCCTGAATTGTTCATCTTTTCTAGTGCTAATATTGGTGGAATGTTTACTTTCAAGTCTCTCATCCTTGTACTTAGCATTCCCACTTGTGCATCCTAATGGCTGCCAAGcaaaatgcagtaatttcaaaaaatgcaagaaaatttaCTGTTGTTTGAATATTAGCATTGAGCACATGTATACAGTAGTGATTCTATTATTTAACCTAAACCACTATATTTTTTGATGTATATTTTTAGAAGCTTAAATATATGTAACCTAAGatgctgaaacatttttttaatactggcTATCGTTTTCAGCTAGTGTTTAGAGAACAATTAGGATGTCAGTAAGTGTGaaatgtgttgatttttttcttagatttttttttttaaggagagcACAGCTGTCTGGATAACTTCTCCATGCCTGACTTGAAAATATGATCCAATGTTTTTCACATTCTTGCTCTTCCAGGTGTCTATTGCAGGACAGCCAGCTGGAGTGGAGTCCGCAAGAGTCAGAATTCGGGTAATGCTCTAGCTCAGTGTAGTGTACCCCCAAAAACACCTGTCAGGGGAAAAATGCATAGTTTTGAGAAACCTAGGGTTGTCTGCCTCTGTCTGGTGACAGCAGAAATGTAGGAACAAATGTGAGTATCTATATAAGAAATATGCCAAGGGTATTATAACAGTGATTCATATTCTGGCTGAATTTTTAACTGGCCCAAAGTGGGTCTTGAACACGAAGTCTACACTCTAAGcaagatgaaaattaattccatACTGTGTAGAAAAGTATATCTTAACTTACCTACCACAGATGGCCTGTGGAAGCTCAGGCATCTTGTGTGAATCTAGGACTTGGGAAAGGCAATTTCTGCTTCTCACATTTTAACCATTTTCATGTATAATTTGTGTAAATAATTCAGTGTCATTCTCCGCTTGTAGCTATTTTctatcttttccttttagttTCAACTCTTATGTGTATTTTGGCATGGAtaatgaaaaatcaaataaattacCAGAAGCTTATAGCAATTTTTGAGCTAGACATGTCACACCACCTTATTCCAAATGTTCCAGctattttggaggaaaaaaatcaaccaacaaaaatcaaaaaaagcTTCTGCAAAAAAAGCCCACTCTAGTATTCCTGGAAAAAGAGGTGCCTTTTCCCAAGtgacaatatatttttaaccaTGAACTTTGGGCAGAGGATGTGTTTTGTCAGTTAAATCATCACTGACCACATTATGATTGAGGAATAAAATTGTTGTAGTTTGAGTATGGCTCtggttttccttatctcctctTCACTGCCGTTGTAGGAGCTGCTTCCATTGGTACTCATGTTTGAATTGCCTATTGCTGGAATTCTCCAACCCATCCCAGATCCTAATTCTCCAACCATTCAGCATGTATGTCAGACGTATAACATTTCGGTTTCCTTCAAACAACGCTCTCGAATGTATGGTGCTACAGTCATTGTCAGAGGGTCACAAAACAACACTAGTGCTGTGAAGGTAATCTCTGCTCTTAAGAAGGTTTCTGAATGtcatatatttataatttatatgtCTAAAATGGCATATCTTGCCTCATCAGCACATGTTACTGTATAATCACTTGCAAACCCTGAgggtttgaattttttcttaTACTTAACTTATACAGCTGAAGTGTAAAAGTGCATCGAAAACAGTTCTAAGTTTAGGATTTAGCATTGTTAGTGGGAAGGTTTTAATCCAGTGTTCACCTCCTTCACACTTGCTCAGGTTTTCAGCAATTCTGGAATACACGCTGGTCTTAACCATCTTTTAATTCAAAAACAAcgcaaacaaaaaccacaaaatacaCCTCCTATCCCAAATTGTTCATGCTGAGCTCTTCTCAATACATGCACAAATGTATAACCTTGAAAGTTGCCCAATCAGTCAATAAAACTGAATCCAGCGCTTGGAGGTGTGAGTTTGACAGCCAAGGCAAGGAACTGCCAGGAGCCTGTTCATcttaataaagtaaaaaaaggtGTTCTTGTTAGGAACTGGCAGCAGGAGAGATTGATACAGTCCCAGATGGGTGGATCTCAAGACAGTAAGAACATCTGAGCCCCACACCGAGAGGCAAGCTGTGCAAGTGTACCTACCCAGAGAAATCTCTGTTGACTTTCTGACTGCCTTGGTGGCCACAAAAGGTCTGTTGGGACCAAGTCTTGTGGCATTGTCTTACTGCCTGTTACAGAGTGGCAATGAAATGCTGCATTTGGTCATAAAAAGGGAGTAGTGGGCAGTGTTTAGTGCATTTGTTACCTTTTACAAATCAACCGTAGTTTTAAACCAAACAGTGTTTTCTTATCTAGCCTGTGGAGTGCATGACGAGAAAGGAAGCAGTCTGAGTTCTCCTTTTATGTGCCTGTGAGCCCTGTTTCACTGGcttctcccatttccccccagGAAGGAACAGCCATGCTCTTGGAACACCTGGCTGGGAGCCTGGCCTCTGCAATCCCTGTGAGCACACAGCTCGACATCGCAGCGCAGCATCATCTCTTTATGATGGGTCGAAACGGCAGCAACATCAAACATATCATGCAGAGGACTGGTGCTCAGATCCACTTCCCTGACCCTAGTAACCCACAGAAGAAATCCACTGTCTACCTCCAGGGCACAATTGAGTCTGTCTGTCTTGCCAGGCAATATCTCATGGTAAAACTTTCAGTGAAGCTTGTCTGAAAAAATTGCCAGATCATAGAAAGTATGCTTGCTCTGCATGTATTTACAGGTCACATGTAAATTAGCCTCAGAGAGGAAGGATTGCTATTCACACTGCAAACAGCTGATGCAATTTTTGTCAGggttttttcagtatttgtagTTACTGAAAATACTTGTAATCACTGGTAACATGACttgaaaaataacctttttaatataaatgcaacataagtaatttaaatttacaATAACAATATGCCTCTGAGTAGAAACAgatttctgaaatattctgtgGGTGTTGGGTGATGGGTTATGCTTTATTTTGCCAAGCTGTCTTTTCTATGTTTGTTAGGTAAATAGGTTTCTTTTGAGGGAAATGTCAGGAATTCCTTAGTTCCCATGTAGGCAAATGTTCAATGAAATTGGGAAACTGTAGGAAATAATTACTTGTTTAATGTCTTGCATTTTTTATAGTACACAGCCACAACTCTATAATGCCTCTTATAAAAATAGCTCTGGTGGTGAATATCATTATTTGTAGAGATTTTTGGTATATTATTCCTTAAACTTCAAAGCAGCCTTTAGCCATTATTTTAGTACTAAGGCACATACACATTTTTCATGTATGTGATTGAGGGACACAATGTGTGAGGACTGGACCATTCCATTTTTGAGGTTTTTACTCTAAAGCTTTAGTATTTCAAGTGTGTTACAGATGTTATCCATATCACTAGAGAATATTTACATGGCTGATCCAAAATGGGGAGGAGAAAGGTAAAAGTGAAGACATAGGCAATGGTGAATTAGAGATTTTTTACATGTGTTTTTCCTTACTTCAGGAGTGTTTTAGTATAGGTGTCCTGCCATCATTTCCTGACAAGGCTGTGCTGATTGGAATGTCAAGTATTCAGTAAATCATTTCACCCTTGTCCTACCAAACTCTTTGTTCACAGTCCTGGGACAGGAACATACACCTGTATTCTTGCATACAAGGAAGTGGCTTTCCCTAAAAAGTCATCCTTGCTATTTTTTCTGTACTTACAGAAATTTCCTTGCGTCATGATGTGTAAATGTTACAATTCAGTTCAGTTTATTGCTATGATTTTTATGGGAAAATGGCCAGTTACAAGTGCTAGGAATTTTTTATGCCTTTCTTTTCAGGGTTGCCTTCCCCTTGTGCTCATGTTTGATATGAAGGAAGAAATTGAAGTAGAACCACAGTTTATAACACAGCTAATGGAGCAGTTAGATGTCTTCATAAGCATTAAGCCTAAGCCAAAACAACCAAGCAAGGTTTGTGCAAAgctaatattttccttttaggCTTTCATGACAAAGTTTCAGAGCTGATGAGTTGATGTGTGCTCTTCCCCCCAGTTTAACAGATCATAAACTTGTGAAAGCCATATGTATTTTCTGCTTGAAATACCGGTTTAAAtgatccagcagctctgctttagGGTGATTTGACTTTCATTAAATGcttaataataaagaaatgagCTTTTGTGTAAAATACATTGATAAATGCAATGGGAGGTgtttattgtaaaatatttaggCCAGTATGGATAGGGGACTCTTGCAGTTACCTGTGTTGTATAAAAGGCCAAAGCAGGCAAAagttataaaattttaaatgatCATTCCATTGTGTCAGTATGTGAGCCTCCCTGTGTAGGGATATATAAAATCAATACAAAGAAAGGTCCTGTAGAAGATGTACAAGCAATGGggttttgtaatttaattttccagaaACTTATTACCTTATTCTTAGACAACTGTGAATGTAATAGGTAAATTTAATATGAACAACTGGGGGTTTTGTCCACTTCAAGGTATAAAGCTCAGGTAAAAGAGAACATAAGATACTAATTATTGATTCAGTTATCTAGCTCTTGAGGTGCTTAACATTTGGTCTACCAAGTAGCACCAAGGTACTatagtaattaattttcttagaGAGGTGTTCCATCATTCTCATTGCAAATCCTTATGAAATCCCTAGTCTTGCTCTCCTGAACCTCACACCCCTGAATTTAAATAGTTGCTAATGGATGTTAGCTCATGCTGTCTCACACTGCTGTGGTTGTGGTAGCCATGCAGGGGTGTGAAGAATTACCTGTATTGCAGATCTGTGTTATGGATAAGTGTTGTTCactggttttccttctgttgttttctctccctgcagTCTGTGATTGTAAAAAGTGTTGAACGAAATGCCTTAAATATGTACGAGGCACGGAAATGTCTCTTGGGACTTGAAAGTAGCGGAGTCACCGTAGTATCAAATCCCTCCACTGTCTCATGCCCTGTTGGTCTGTCTTGTCCTGGTTTGGATATTTTGTCCTCAGCAGGACTAGGACTCACTGGGCTTGGTATGCAttcattatatttatattttctttaatataattttgttttaaacttaaTTCACTTGTACTAGAAAAAAGTACCAGAGGTGTGTTTTGCATAAGGAATCATGTTTAAGTCTACAACAGCCTCTGGCCTCTCAAAGGCTTGCTGTAAAATTTTTCCAAGGCTTTTATAATCAGGTGTGGGACTCATCACTGTAGAAAAATCTCTGGAAGTGTGCAAACCACTCAGCTGAAAGGGCGGGAAATACAGGGGACGTGGGGCATGGCTTTTACGGATTCTTTGGCTGTGTGTTGTCCCAGGCTGCCCTGAATTTGGGTGTGTGCTTAAGCCTGGCAACAGTACTGGAAAGGTAACATAGCAAACACCACATTTCAGATTAGTATCTCACTGTAACTGAGGGATCCACATGCTTCTAGTTTAGACCTTACCAGTAGGAAATACAGGACAAAAATGAGTAAACAtcttaatttacttttttttaaacctgcCATGCAGGTTAGTTTAGTTCCATCTCACATGCTATCCTCGGGTCATACAGTAGAAAGTGTTTGTGCCATTTGACTGTGATTTTTAATGCTGCTTCTGTGACTGTTCTTGTCATACTGCGCTTtgcaggtttggggtttttaccTTTTCAGTGTGTAGTGCTGAACTTCTTTGGGTTTGGGGGAAAGCTTTGGGAGTGATCAGTGCATTTGGGGGATCATTTGCAGCCTGTATTGAAGtgcaaaaagaaatggaatagTTCTTAGTGTACAAGTAGTGGTTGATTCACATGAGCTTCTGAGAGAAAGGTGAGGTGAAAGCGAGGTGGTGCAGTACAgttgctttcttctctctgtgatGCTGCTTTGAAACAAACCATCAAAAGCAACAGAGAGGATACAAAGGGATGCTGGGCTGAGAAGCAGCCAGTGCAGACTCTTTTATGACTAGAGTTAGGGTCCAGTAGAAGGACATAAAAGATGCTCCAATTCTTCTTGGATATATGATGCCCAGTTTAAGAACAAGAATTCTTAACGTGCACCAAATGAACAGCAGATTCAATGTTAAAATTGGTTTGTGAAATGCAGGCTGCAAATTACCaaggggtttgtttgtttcttttcaattggtacttttgtgaaaaatgttttcctgtaaCTCTAAACTAAATATTCACCTTGCATAATTTTTTGCAGGCCTTTTAGGTCCAACAGCCCTGTCAGTCAACACCTCAACTACTCCAAACTCTCTGTTGAATGCCCTTAATAGCTCTGTGAGCCCTTTGCAGAGTCCAAGTTCAGGCACGCCCAGTCCCACACTGTGGGCAACATCTCTCGCTAACACAAACACCACAGGTTAGTGCAAGTTTAATGTGAATTAAATGAACTGTGCAACACCAAGTCATTAGAATTGCAGTTGACAATTCGAGATTAATTATTTGGAGCCTTAATTCCTACACTTACCTTAGTATGGATGAATAAATATGCAAAGTTAAGGTTATAATTTAATATATGACATGCTGTCACAGGCAGTGTTATCATCTGTTTTATGTAGAAAACAAAGTTAACCTACCCAGATAAAGCATTATGATTTTGGCATGCAATTCTAATGGAAACTTTTTAGTAAATTATCATAGCTACATaaaaaattagataaaataGTGTAATGCCTGAGGAAGTTAAATGAGACACTTAATCAGAACAGAACCAAATTTTGTTACAGGTTTTTCTGCTATTCCACACCTAATGATACCATCTACTGCCCAAGCGACCTTAACTAGTATTCTGCTGTCTGGAGTGCCTAATTATGGTCAAAACACTCCATCTCCACCACCAGGCTTGACTCCTGTTGAAGTCCACGTTAATGGCATGCAATCAGAAAGTAAAAAAGGTTCACCTTCTTTAAATGGTCACGTAAAGGTAAGTGATACTATACTGGAGAATCTGATTCCTTTATACTAGACCTCTAgtaagaaaagctgaaagagaaaACTAGCTATATTAGTAGATTTATAAAGCTTCTAAGTTTAAAAATACTCAGCAATGTTTTTGAATATGACTTTAAGACTGAGAAATAGAACATTCAAACATATTGTTCTGCTGTACCAGGAGTGAATTTCTCATTCTCCTGCACATATAGAAAGGGGAAATTGTTTCAATATATCCTTAAGCATAAAAATCACTTCAGTGATTTGTGACAATCTCTTCAGGCCTCAAATATCAAGTATGCTGCACTGTCTGCCACATCGCTGGGAGAAAACGTGTTGAGCACGAACCACAGTGATGGAGTAAGGCAAACAAGTGCTCATGGTGCCTCAGAACAAGTAGCTGCCAAGGCAAATAGTGAAGAAGGTGAGATTTTGACACTGTGTTCCTTTGTCTGGTAGTGTTTGTACATTCTGTGTAGAGTTCACGATGCAAAAATGTAACAATATTCTCTCTGAATTGGTTTTGCAACCATGTTTAAGGTAAATATTGCTGGATGTCCCAGATGCATTGTCAAGGAAAGTAAACACAACCTGTAGTAACTGAGCTGTACTGTTGATAGAAACACCTTAAATCAACATAAATATACTTGCATCATTTTACTTATTCCCTAGGAGCAAAGGGAGATAACCTATGAggattttagtattttttagaGCACCTTAACTAAACTCTGCTGGTTTAAATgatgggctttttttctttttagcaaaaggaaataatgtTCCTGATAAGGTTATTTGCAGAAAATTGTGTAGCTCTAACCTAGATGACACTGGGAAACAATTCTATGTgttttgcagcagcttttcagTTATGCTGCCTTTTAGAAGCTAAAGTACTTAACTGTCCCCATCATTCTTGGAGGGAGGGGAAACCACCTCCACTTCAACTTGAGCAAATATATGTAAAGGCCTTGTTTCTCTTGTCAATACTGATCAAGGAGATCATCTCTTATTTAGGGTGTGGTCATTTGAAATGCTGATTTGAGTAAAAGGTATATTGCCAATTTAAAGTGATAAATACTTCTAAAAACATGTTCTAAAGATATTTGCACATAAAGTGGGAGGAGCTCTTATTCCAGCAGAAGTTACCTGAGCACCTGGCAAAGTCCATTAAAACTGGGtataaaatcaaatttcttCAGAATACGTAGTCACTTTGAATTGTCAGTGTTCACATttgttattaattaatattacttaaaataaatattttaagtaagaAAATACTTCGTGTGACTACTGTATATGTGAATACTGACACCTTTTTTGTGCATTTGAACTTGCACATCTTGACTGCTTAACCTTGACCAAATAGCTATCCCTGAATACTGTCCTGTAAGGAGGAAGAGGTGTTTTTCTCCCATAGTTATCATTCCCCCAGAGAGCTCCCTAGAACACAGCAGGGTGGTTGTTTAAGTCTCCTTTTCTTGGCCTGGTAGGTTGCAATGATGCTTTTGTGGAAGTGGGCATGCCTCGGAGTCCATCGCACTCAGCGAACACCAGTGACCTGAAGCAGATGATGAGCTCTTCCAAGCAGGCCTGTGCCAAGAGACAAACAGTGGAATTACTGCAAGGCACCAAAAACTCCCACTTACAGTAAGCTGACTGTATAAACACAGATTAGTAGCACTTCCACACTATAAAATTACTTTACATGTTTTTGTACAGAGAAGGAGTGTTTCAGTCATAAGATATTCAAAGAACTGATTTAATTTGGCCTTGATTTTCCATCACATTAGGCATTAATAGAGCCCCCTGTTTGTCTGGTAACTGCACCCTTTGAATGCTTTTTGTTCATCCTATTTGACTTTGggtttaaaaatgtctttcttcttcCACAACAGAATGGAGATCCTTGTCAGAGGAACTTACATTATCTGTTTCTAAAGTATACACTTTGCACTTTGCTTCTTTATTGATTGCTTAGAGAATAATCTCtgacagctttttccttttgtgtatACCTGATGCTGTTTTCTTATTAGGAAAGCTGTGTTCAGGGCATAGCAGCATGTTCTCACACACTTGTCTCAGTGATGATTTTGGTTGGGTTGGCTCTGTAATGACCCAGCATGGGAAAGGCTTGTTTGAGTCATAATACATCTTGGCAACACAGGTTTTGTTCTTAATGCAGTGTTTTTGTCCAGTGTACTCATGCTCTCACTGTTTGTTTGGGAACTGTTTATCACCACTCTTTTGAGacacatattttcttttgcttcatttATTTACACTATTAAGGCTATGATATGTATTTAATTCTGCTTTCACAGTTTAAAAATCCGAGGAATCCTGCTAACCAAATTTGGTTGTTTGTGTGCCTTGTTCTTTTTGTTGAGGACATAGTGCTCATGGTTTCCTTGAGGGTAGTAGTTTACAGCTTCTAAAGCATGATCACTTTTCAAAGTAAGAGTTTATACTGTTCTAGAGTAGTCCTAAAATGTGGCcaagtttaagaaaaaaaaatatgcaccAAGAGGTAATGTAAGCATGAAGGACTGCAGTTATTGAAGCTATGAAAACAAGTAGGACCTATATCAACTTTCTTAGTCCCTATTATGCAATCTTTTTCTATCTTACAACTATGAACCTGTTAGAGCAGCTGGCCTGAGCAAGGCTAAACAGGAAATCACACAGTGTAGGACTGCATGCAGTAATTCCAGATACCAAACAGCTCAAAACTGAATCTATGAGTTATACCTTGTATTTGGTAATACAGGAAGGAGAAACATTTGCTTTCCATcactgagagaggaaaaaagtataGGAGAGCTGAAATAATTGCAAATATTGCTAAAAACGCTGAGATCTTTGTGTACAGACATGTCTTGAACTTGGCTGCCAGGCTTCTCAGGGTAAAGCTCAGTTAGCAGCACTGCACTGAACGCTGCCAGCCCGAGTGACCCCAGCTAACGGCGCGTTTGTCCCGCAGCACGGCGGacaggctgctggcagaggccGAGCTGGGCGCCCCGGAGAGCCCCGTGGCTGATAAGAAGGCCCCGGGCAGCGAGCGGGCAGCCGAGCGAGCggctgctgcccagcagaaCTCGGAGAGAGCACGTCTGGCTCCGCAGCCCTCCTTTGTAAATATGCAGGTAGGTCTCCCTGAATGAAGCCAAGGAGGTGTAAATCTTACTAATTGCAGAGTGAAGTTACTGTGAAATGCAGAGGGGGCTGGCCCTGGAAACTGAGTTGCCATTATCAGTTCAGTAAAAGCATTCACAGCCAAGACATTAGCTGTTTCCACTGAGGAGTGGGTTGTCAGTGAAAAttcttgaaaac
This region of Vidua macroura isolate BioBank_ID:100142 chromosome 8, ASM2450914v1, whole genome shotgun sequence genomic DNA includes:
- the BICC1 gene encoding protein bicaudal C homolog 1 isoform X1, which produces MAAQCDPLSGYLPQPLSDPGSNSERSADSPAPGSEEDSAGPPRPLHSPEWGEERFRVDRKKLEAMLQAAAEGKGKSGEDFFQKIMEETNTQIAWPSKLKIGAKSKKDPHIKVSGKKENVKEAKEKIMSVLDTKSNRVTLKMDVSHTEHSHVIGKGGNNIKKVMEETGCHIHFPDSNRNNQAEKSNQVSIAGQPAGVESARVRIRELLPLVLMFELPIAGILQPIPDPNSPTIQHVCQTYNISVSFKQRSRMYGATVIVRGSQNNTSAVKEGTAMLLEHLAGSLASAIPVSTQLDIAAQHHLFMMGRNGSNIKHIMQRTGAQIHFPDPSNPQKKSTVYLQGTIESVCLARQYLMGCLPLVLMFDMKEEIEVEPQFITQLMEQLDVFISIKPKPKQPSKSVIVKSVERNALNMYEARKCLLGLESSGVTVVSNPSTVSCPVGLSCPGLDILSSAGLGLTGLGLLGPTALSVNTSTTPNSLLNALNSSVSPLQSPSSGTPSPTLWATSLANTNTTGFSAIPHLMIPSTAQATLTSILLSGVPNYGQNTPSPPPGLTPVEVHVNGMQSESKKGSPSLNGHVKASNIKYAALSATSLGENVLSTNHSDGVRQTSAHGASEQVAAKANSEEGCNDAFVEVGMPRSPSHSANTSDLKQMMSSSKQACAKRQTVELLQGTKNSHLHTADRLLAEAELGAPESPVADKKAPGSERAAERAAAAQQNSERARLAPQPSFVNMQAFDYEQKKLLATKAMLKKPVVTEVRTPTNTWSGLGFSKSMPAETIKELRRANHVSYKPSMTTTYEGSSMSLSRSSSREHLGSGSESDNWRDRNGLGPTAHDFVSSIGSPKRKQNKSAEHYLSSSNYMDCISSLTGSNGCNLNSLFKGSDLPELFSKLGLGKYTDVFQQQEIDLQTFLTLTDQDLKELGITTFGARRKMLLAISELNKNRRKLFDPSNIRASFLEGGASGRLPRQYHSDIASVSGRW
- the BICC1 gene encoding protein bicaudal C homolog 1 isoform X2, translating into MAAQCDPLSGYLPQPLSDPGSNSERSADSPAPGSEEDSAGPPRPLHSPEWGEERFRVDRKKLEAMLQAAAEGKGKSGEDFFQKIMEETNTQIAWPSKLKIGAKSKKDPHIKVSGKKENVKEAKEKIMSVLDTKSNRVTLKMDVSHTEHSHVIGKGGNNIKKVMEETGCHIHFPDSNRNNQAEKSNQELLPLVLMFELPIAGILQPIPDPNSPTIQHVCQTYNISVSFKQRSRMYGATVIVRGSQNNTSAVKEGTAMLLEHLAGSLASAIPVSTQLDIAAQHHLFMMGRNGSNIKHIMQRTGAQIHFPDPSNPQKKSTVYLQGTIESVCLARQYLMGCLPLVLMFDMKEEIEVEPQFITQLMEQLDVFISIKPKPKQPSKSVIVKSVERNALNMYEARKCLLGLESSGVTVVSNPSTVSCPVGLSCPGLDILSSAGLGLTGLGLLGPTALSVNTSTTPNSLLNALNSSVSPLQSPSSGTPSPTLWATSLANTNTTGFSAIPHLMIPSTAQATLTSILLSGVPNYGQNTPSPPPGLTPVEVHVNGMQSESKKGSPSLNGHVKASNIKYAALSATSLGENVLSTNHSDGVRQTSAHGASEQVAAKANSEEGCNDAFVEVGMPRSPSHSANTSDLKQMMSSSKQACAKRQTVELLQGTKNSHLHTADRLLAEAELGAPESPVADKKAPGSERAAERAAAAQQNSERARLAPQPSFVNMQAFDYEQKKLLATKAMLKKPVVTEVRTPTNTWSGLGFSKSMPAETIKELRRANHVSYKPSMTTTYEGSSMSLSRSSSREHLGSGSESDNWRDRNGLGPTAHDFVSSIGSPKRKQNKSAEHYLSSSNYMDCISSLTGSNGCNLNSLFKGSDLPELFSKLGLGKYTDVFQQQEIDLQTFLTLTDQDLKELGITTFGARRKMLLAISELNKNRRKLFDPSNIRASFLEGGASGRLPRQYHSDIASVSGRW